A genomic stretch from Alphaproteobacteria bacterium includes:
- the rplN gene encoding 50S ribosomal protein L14, with amino-acid sequence MIQMQTNLEVADNSGARRVQCIKVLGGSKRKYASVGDVIVVSVKDAIPRGRVKKGDVHRAVVVRTASPIKRDDGSIIRFDRNAAVLISKQGEPIGTRIFGPVVRELRSRKYLKIISLAPEVL; translated from the coding sequence ATGATCCAGATGCAAACCAACCTGGAAGTGGCGGATAATTCGGGCGCGCGCCGTGTCCAGTGCATCAAGGTGCTTGGAGGCTCGAAGCGCAAATACGCTTCGGTCGGCGATGTGATCGTCGTTTCCGTGAAAGACGCGATCCCCCGGGGACGCGTCAAGAAGGGCGACGTGCACCGAGCCGTGGTGGTGCGCACAGCGAGCCCCATCAAGCGGGACGACGGGTCGATCATCCGGTTTGACCGTAATGCGGCTGTGCTGATCAGCAAGCAGGGTGAGCCCATCGGGACCCGTATCTTCGGTCCGGTGGTCCGTGAGCTGCGGTCGCGCAAATATCTGAAAATCATTTCGCTTGCGCCTGAGGTTCTGTGA
- the rplX gene encoding 50S ribosomal protein L24 yields MAEKFKIKKGDKVIVRTGRDKGRSGEVLRVLRKEDRVLVQGVNMVKRHQAPSMQGSGGIIQKEASIHISNVALIDPKTERPVRAGIKTLDDGRKVRFARGSGEVIDR; encoded by the coding sequence ATGGCCGAGAAATTCAAGATTAAGAAGGGCGACAAGGTGATTGTCCGCACCGGCCGCGACAAAGGCCGCTCCGGTGAGGTCCTGCGGGTCCTGCGCAAGGAGGACCGCGTGCTGGTGCAAGGCGTGAATATGGTCAAACGCCACCAGGCGCCCAGCATGCAGGGCTCGGGCGGGATCATCCAGAAAGAGGCGTCGATCCACATTTCCAACGTCGCCCTGATCGACCCCAAGACCGAAAGGCCGGTTCGCGCGGGCATCAAGACGCTCGACGACGGCCGTAAGGTGCGCTTCGCCCGGGGATCGGGCGAAGTCATCGACCGCTAG
- the rplE gene encoding 50S ribosomal protein L5: MTRLRDHYNEVVKPSLVEKFGYKNPMEVPRLDKIVLNMGVGEAAQDSKKLDSAVEELTLIAGQKAVITRARKSEAVFKVREGMGLGCKVTLRAARMYEFLDRLVNIALPRVRDFRGLSPKSFDGRGNYALGVREQIVFPEINYDRVQDIRGLDVILCTTAQTNEEARALLDGFNFPFRA; encoded by the coding sequence ATGACGCGTTTGCGCGATCACTATAACGAGGTGGTGAAGCCGAGCCTGGTTGAGAAGTTCGGCTACAAGAACCCCATGGAAGTCCCCCGGCTCGACAAGATCGTCCTGAATATGGGCGTCGGCGAGGCGGCACAGGACAGCAAGAAGCTCGACAGCGCCGTGGAAGAACTGACCCTGATCGCAGGGCAGAAAGCGGTCATCACGCGTGCCCGCAAGTCCGAGGCGGTTTTCAAGGTCCGCGAGGGCATGGGGCTGGGCTGTAAGGTAACGCTTCGCGCGGCACGCATGTATGAGTTCCTCGACCGGCTGGTCAACATCGCGCTGCCGCGGGTGCGTGACTTCCGTGGGCTGTCGCCGAAGAGTTTTGATGGCCGGGGGAACTACGCGCTCGGCGTCCGCGAACAGATCGTGTTCCCGGAAATCAATTACGACAGAGTCCAGGACATTCGTGGTCTGGACGTCATCCTGTGCACCACCGCCCAGACGAATGAAGAGGCACGCGCCCTTCTGGACGGGTTCAACTTTCCCTTTCGCGCCTAA
- the rpsN gene encoding 30S ribosomal protein S14 — protein MAKKSAIEKNSRRAKMAKSQKSKRAALKALARDSSLTPEERFRARLKLAEMPRNGAPTRVRNRCELSGRPRAYYRKFRMSRIALRELASSGQIPGVVKSSW, from the coding sequence ATGGCGAAGAAAAGCGCAATCGAGAAAAACAGCCGCCGGGCCAAAATGGCAAAGAGCCAGAAGTCCAAGCGGGCGGCCCTGAAGGCCCTCGCCAGGGACAGCTCGCTGACGCCGGAAGAGCGCTTCCGCGCCCGGTTGAAGCTGGCCGAGATGCCGCGGAATGGTGCGCCCACACGGGTACGCAACCGCTGTGAGCTATCGGGTCGTCCGCGGGCTTATTACAGAAAATTCCGCATGTCGCGGATCGCACTGCGTGAGCTAGCGTCGTCCGGGCAGATCCCGGGTGTCGTGAAATCGAGCTGGTAG
- the rpsH gene encoding 30S ribosomal protein S8 codes for MSMTDPIGDMLTRIRNGQRVGQRTVSSPSSKIRCNVLEVLKREGYIRDFQETEIKAGHREITIELKYHEGAPVIRKIARVSKPGRRVYSKISELPRQYDGLGIAILSTPRGVMSDNDAREANVGGEVICRVF; via the coding sequence ATGTCTATGACTGATCCCATCGGGGATATGCTGACCCGGATCCGCAACGGACAGCGGGTCGGACAGCGGACCGTTTCGAGCCCGTCCTCGAAGATCCGATGCAACGTGCTCGAGGTGCTGAAGCGCGAAGGCTACATCCGCGACTTTCAGGAGACCGAGATCAAGGCCGGACATCGCGAGATCACGATCGAGCTCAAGTATCACGAGGGCGCGCCCGTCATTCGCAAGATTGCCCGCGTTTCCAAGCCAGGCCGGCGGGTCTACTCCAAGATCAGCGAGTTGCCGCGCCAGTATGACGGACTCGGGATTGCAATTCTGTCGACGCCCCGCGGCGTAATGTCGGATAACGATGCGCGCGAGGCCAATGTGGGCGGCGAAGTTATCTGCCGCGTGTTTTAG
- the rplF gene encoding 50S ribosomal protein L6, with protein MSRVGKNPVAVPDGVTVEISEKSLTAKGKLGELSIDLVDGVVAKMADGEVTVSPANDSDQARTMWGTYRSLVANVVKGVSEGFTINLELVGVGYRAQVQGKSLNLQLGFSHDVIFAIPDGITIKCEQPTKVAISGADRQKVGQLAANIRAFRPPEPYKGKGVRYEGEYILRKEGKKK; from the coding sequence ATGTCACGTGTTGGAAAAAACCCTGTCGCCGTGCCGGATGGCGTGACCGTCGAGATCAGCGAGAAATCGCTGACGGCCAAAGGCAAGCTTGGTGAACTCTCGATCGATCTCGTGGATGGAGTCGTCGCGAAGATGGCTGATGGCGAGGTGACCGTGTCGCCGGCCAACGATTCCGACCAGGCACGGACGATGTGGGGGACCTATCGCAGCCTCGTGGCCAATGTGGTCAAGGGCGTCAGCGAAGGCTTTACCATCAACCTTGAACTGGTGGGCGTGGGCTATCGCGCTCAGGTTCAGGGCAAGAGCCTGAATCTTCAGCTCGGGTTCAGCCATGACGTGATCTTCGCGATTCCGGACGGGATCACCATCAAATGTGAGCAGCCTACCAAGGTCGCGATTTCGGGGGCCGATCGCCAGAAGGTCGGGCAGCTGGCGGCAAACATCCGCGCGTTCCGGCCACCCGAGCCCTATAAGGGCAAGGGTGTCCGCTATGAAGGCGAGTACATCCTGCGGAAGGAAGGCAAGAAGAAGTAA
- the rplR gene encoding 50S ribosomal protein L18, translated as MDAKALFMRRKRRARAQLQKKSTGRPRLSVFRSGRHIYAQVIDDTTGRTLAAASSVDRDLKGKLKSGADVSAASEVGKLVAVRAQKAGVGAVVFDRGGYKFHGRVKALADAAREGGLSF; from the coding sequence ATGGACGCAAAAGCACTCTTTATGCGCCGCAAGCGCCGGGCACGGGCGCAGCTGCAAAAGAAGTCCACCGGTCGGCCGCGCCTGTCGGTCTTCCGCTCGGGCCGTCACATCTATGCCCAGGTGATAGATGATACAACGGGACGGACCCTCGCGGCCGCGTCCAGCGTCGACCGCGATCTCAAGGGCAAGCTGAAGAGCGGCGCGGACGTTTCGGCGGCGAGCGAAGTCGGCAAGCTGGTAGCGGTGCGCGCCCAGAAGGCTGGCGTTGGGGCCGTGGTGTTCGACCGCGGTGGATACAAATTTCATGGCCGGGTCAAGGCTCTGGCCGACGCCGCCCGTGAGGGCGGCCTGTCCTTCTAG
- the rpsE gene encoding 30S ribosomal protein S5, which produces MARGEKRDQGRREESEFVEKLVGINRVAKVVKGGKRFGFAALMVVGDGKGRVGFGSGKAREVPESIRKATEQAKRNMVRVPLREGRTLHHDMRGAFGAGKVVLRAAPPGTGIIAGGPMRAVFEALGVQDVVAKSTGTANPHNMIRATFSALEQVQSPRAVAARRGKKVSEIVSRRSPRTASAAEAAEADGEGDLVEAENA; this is translated from the coding sequence ATGGCACGCGGTGAAAAAAGAGATCAGGGCCGGCGCGAAGAGAGCGAATTCGTCGAGAAGCTCGTCGGAATCAATCGCGTCGCCAAGGTTGTGAAGGGCGGCAAACGTTTCGGTTTTGCGGCACTTATGGTCGTGGGCGACGGCAAGGGCCGTGTCGGGTTTGGCTCGGGCAAGGCGCGCGAGGTGCCGGAAAGCATCCGAAAGGCGACAGAACAGGCGAAACGCAACATGGTGCGGGTGCCGCTTCGCGAGGGACGGACGCTGCATCACGACATGCGTGGCGCCTTCGGCGCAGGCAAGGTCGTCCTGCGGGCGGCCCCGCCGGGGACCGGGATCATCGCCGGCGGCCCGATGCGCGCCGTATTCGAAGCTCTTGGCGTGCAGGACGTGGTGGCGAAATCAACCGGCACGGCCAACCCGCACAATATGATCCGGGCGACCTTCAGCGCGCTGGAGCAGGTCCAGTCGCCCCGGGCTGTGGCGGCGCGCCGCGGCAAAAAGGTCAGCGAGATCGTGAGCCGTCGTTCGCCCCGCACCGCCTCGGCGGCGGAGGCGGCGGAGGCGGATGGCGAGGGCGATCTGGTGGAGGCGGAAAATGCCTAA
- the rpmD gene encoding 50S ribosomal protein L30 — MPKIRVTQTGSPLGRPKVQRETLKGLGLNKRGRSRELEDTPAIRGMVRKVGHLVEVEEIK; from the coding sequence ATGCCTAAAATCCGGGTCACTCAGACCGGCAGCCCGCTCGGCCGCCCCAAGGTTCAGCGCGAGACGCTGAAGGGGCTTGGTCTCAACAAGCGGGGCCGCAGCCGGGAGTTGGAGGACACGCCCGCCATCCGGGGCATGGTCCGCAAGGTCGGCCATCTTGTCGAAGTTGAAGAGATTAAATAG
- the rplO gene encoding 50S ribosomal protein L15 yields MKLNQIRDNAGATHARKRVGRGIGSGLGKTSGKGHKGQKARSGVAIKGFEGGQMPIHRRVPKRGFNNVFAKSYQIVNLAQLQAAVEAGRIKDGETVTAKSLAEAGLIRRTKDGIRVLGRGEIKAKLQIEAAGASKSAIAAIEKAGGTITVLAPAPVADTSSESA; encoded by the coding sequence ATGAAACTCAATCAGATCCGCGATAATGCCGGGGCCACGCACGCCCGCAAACGGGTCGGCCGCGGAATCGGCTCCGGCCTGGGCAAGACATCGGGCAAGGGCCACAAGGGCCAGAAGGCCCGCTCGGGCGTCGCCATCAAGGGATTTGAGGGCGGCCAGATGCCCATTCACCGCCGCGTGCCCAAGCGGGGGTTCAACAATGTGTTCGCGAAATCCTACCAGATCGTCAATCTGGCCCAGCTCCAGGCGGCGGTCGAAGCGGGCCGGATCAAGGACGGCGAGACGGTGACCGCCAAATCACTTGCCGAAGCGGGCCTGATCCGGCGCACCAAGGACGGGATACGCGTGCTTGGCCGGGGCGAAATCAAGGCGAAGCTACAGATCGAGGCGGCCGGCGCCTCGAAATCAGCCATCGCGGCCATCGAAAAGGCAGGCGGCACCATAACCGTGCTGGCTCCCGCTCCGGTGGCCGACACTTCCAGTGAGAGTGCTTAA